The genomic interval CTAAATAAAGAGCTAGCACATGGAGCCAAACATCTCTGACTCTGCATTACAGTGgctaaccaaacagttgacagGAGCCATTGAAATCCCATagtgtggagaaaaaaacattatggaaGTCAGCTGTTAGGTTATCCATACTCCTCAAAGTAACAACTTTACAGTAAGCAAATTGTGAACAAATTTCAGTTGTTTCAGAACAAATTGTATTCTCTGTTAAGTAGTCATTTATGTTTCATAAAAACTTTTGCgaaaatttatttaacaaatcaGCGACACTTAGAAATCAAATGTCCCCAACtgagcaagccagaggcaacagcggcaaggaaccaaagcTTCATCTGTgtgaaaatggagaaaaaaccttgggatAAACCATGCTCGATTGGGGCCATTTTTCATAAATagtgtgaggttttttttgctttttggctTCCGAGATATGATCGTAAGGCAGCTGCAGCTCAAAGTCGGACAAATGTTCTAACCagaattaattgcttttttcaGACGGCAGCCAATCAAACAAACCTATTATCTCTGAATATGCTTTAGTCACGACCGGGAGGACTTCAGTTACAATAGCATAGGTGCATGGCCAAGATGTCATTCTTTACATatgcaaattttatttcttaattcacATTGAGATGTTTGCTGAAATTGTTGGATGGGGCAAAGACCTGCCTAGTAAATTTTCCAGCAAGTGCATGCCATAGATAAGCAGGTGAGCCAGAGCGGTATCCTTGATTTCCTGTCGTTATATTTGGAAacctggaaataaataaataatattgtattacataaaaatattactccTACTACTCATATTactgctactaataataataataaaacattaataaagttataattataaatgctaAAGTCTAACAAAAAGCGTTAAGAATGTACTTTTCAACTATATTTACAATGAGTATGCATGCTCCCAGTACAGTaactttcattttgacatcCAGGTTGCTTGGAAAGCTCAGGACGAAGTGCTGCCCTTTATTTGGTCCACTGTCTAAGAAAGATTTGATGATGTTTCCAACTGATCTGTGTGATGTTGCCTCGTTTTCCTCATTCAAAGTCATCAGCTGTGGTCACAGTGAAAAAGACAAGTGTAGGATATCAGTGAAGAGACATGTTGCAAAAGAAATCTCAAATCCTCAACTGAGTTGTACAGCTGATCAATGATTTTGGGTTGCGTGAAATCTGCACGCTGACTTCTTCCAAAAACTCACCAAAAACAGCTCGTCCTAACTCTGCTGAAATTCCAAACCTATAGCTGCAACCGACTTGCAGAAGAACTTCAAGAATGgcaaaaatatcattaaacCATTCCTCTCGTCACCAAGGCAACGGCCGGCAGGGAAAACCCAAAGACGTCAGCTTGCTAGCTAACCGAAAGTGCCGTGACTCCCTCTGAGGAGCCACTGTCCCCTTTTTAGCCTTGGTGTGGTAAACACAACACCTCTTTTCTTGCTGAAACGGTGCAACCTAAAAGGTTAGCTAGCCATAAGCTAAATCTCTGTTTGGTAAATTCTCTCAGGTCGCAATTATAGAACTAGACCTTGGGACTTCTACTTAAATAACTGATTTTTACCCtcaaaacgtgtgtgtgtgtgtgtgtgtgtgtgtgcttgataGGTTAGTAATGTCTTGAATAGAATAGTTGTCCTCTGTATTTTCTGCTGTAAAATCAAACTTTACCCAGATCTTAAATCTACCTGCTCAGAATCAGGAAAGAAACTCATACCAGCTTTGCCTTTTTTTCGATGGTCACGAAAGGAAACAGAACTTTTCAGATACACTAAATAGTGCTAAATGTTAGATGGATGGGTCTATGGAGTGTATCCTATGCAAATTGAATCAGTGTGACCAGAGCAATTCGAACCTTTAGGATTTGATTAACCTAGTTAATATAATAGAGTAGTGTaagataaaaacaacaagaCTGGATTTGCAACTTAATCTTTGTTAATCTTGCTGCTGCAATTAGAGTGCATGCTAGTTCTAGCTTTTAAACCAAttttaaacccattttaaaCCCAAAAGCAACACATCTGTTTCTGGGTCAGGTTTTTTGGCTTCAGTGTGGGGATCAAATTTCcccagaaatgtaaaaaaacctgaaatcatCTACAGCCAGTGCGGGTCAGCTTAATCAGCATATACtaaagttttataaaaatataggtTGGAGGATAGAAAATATCTTTGGTCAGTCAAATTTCAGTGTGTGTATGCGATTCACCTCAAAGTTGTCCTCTTCACAGCAGTCACAGTTTACACACGGTCCCTCAATCCTAAATTGCGGCTGGCCTCGTTCATTCTCAAGAGTGAATTTTTTCGGCATGAAAACATGGCAGTTGTGTCGAACATATCCGATGGGACTGCCTGGCGGAGACTGAACTTCCagctaaaatatacatacaacaTATAATACACGCTACGTAGCAAAATGAATGAGCAAGCAGAGAATTACGTTGATACCTCATGGCTCCCGCAGCAGTGAACAGATGGGTGAACCAGTCTGAGAAGCTCTTGATTTGAGACGTTGGTAACCTTCATTATGAAAGGACGTGCACCTCCACGGAACTGCCTGTCACAACAATCACTGTCCTCGAGAACACTGAAGACCTTGTGCCCATGGCGATCCTTCACAATGTATCTGTCGACAGGCTTTACTCCACAGCATACTTTAAAAGATTATAAAGGTATGTGAGGAGCATGTACTTCATTTGATTTTGCGGCATATTATTCACGAGTGGCTAACAAGCAAACCTTCAGCAAGACATTCATCTGTTGTTTCTTCTTTGCAGATAAACAGTTGATCCatctaaaatacagtaaaattaacgGCTGCCTGAAGTGAAAATCGAGCAAGTCAGAATAACACGCAGTTATGAgcattgctattatttttaagaagcaTCTCCAGTCTTATCTGACAATGGTCAAGGTCTCCAGGTGTGAAGAGCAGTGGAGCAGGCCTGGGAAAAGAATCATTGCTGCGATCTCTAGTGAAACATATCATGTGTGTATCAAACCCCTTATACAATTAAATCTATATGTCTTCATATCTACACATCTCGCCTCCACAAAGTTATTGTTGCAGTCAAGACACCCCAAAACTCACCTGACAattccatatttaattttatctggGAACAGAAGGAACAAATGAGTTGTGTTTTAGATTTCCTTCTCTTTTACTATTTATAGATTACTGTAAATAGAATGTTAAAAACTTTCTAAATCTcaacacaaaatacacaattcagctgtttcaaattaaattattataatatttttattaattattatttgaaaagctCTTATATTTATAGAGATTTACATACCAAAAGATGGGACGAATCAGTGGATCAAATGAACAgtctttattataattataagacACGTGAACTCGACTTTGAGACCCGACAAACACAGACTAAACAGACAGTGATGCttataaatacagcaaaattactttttttgacaaaattatGTTATGTGGTTGAGAAAGGGGTTTGATCCACTTTCGGGTTGAGTTACTTCTGGCTTTAACAGTTCAAAACTATTTTACGGCCTATTTATCGTTTTGGTAAATTTCCATTTGtagttctttttaaaatgaatcaaatcaaaaataggTTTCAAGCTTGGATTTTCCAGACTTCAGGCCTTTTGCACTGAtgtcatcttttatttaaagtcaGTCAAGCTGCAGAATGGAAGTGGAtcgaaatcaaataaaataaacaatggcAGTTTGGATATTAACCACTTTTGGAAGCATTGTGTCTCTACCATTGCAGGTGGATAGTTTCgaacactggctggttatgCATCTTCTCAAATATTGgttttggatcattttaaaccaaaaaacactCTTAACTTTAAACAAATCAGCAGCAActctatacattttaaatcataggGCATATACCAAGCCAAGACAACAGAGAGACTCAGGAGGGCACAATGAGTGAGCTAGGGAGATTCAACCTACTGTTACTCCTCAAGAACCTCATGATGAAAATTGTGCTTTCCAAGAGCAACAGCCTACGCTTCAACTTTTCCTGCAGGAAAGCAGTACTTCAGTTGACCATCTACAGGGGTCTTCTTTGTGGGAAGAACACCAATCAGCGAAGAGATTCCACTGCTGGTGGTAGAGCACTTAAGTGTGCCTCGTCCTACCCTCGAGTCACATGTGGAGGTTCCACAGATCTGGAAGCAGGTGGCACAGGATACCTGCCCCTGAGTGGAGGACCCCCGAAAGCATGGCCACCAGTTCTGGGTCTGATTCAGCAGCTGAAGCACCCGAGGGGCAGCCCCACTAAACACTGGTGTTTGCAATTGTCTGAGGTGAATATGTATCAAATAAGCTGTAAATATCACTGATAATATGTATGCTATGTGgtaattgtgttatttttttataaattagcaCCAGTACCAGTGACAAGCACAACTGGGCACAAGCTCGAAACAATCATGGGTAGAAACTCTCTTAAATCTATTCTGATTCATCAACGCAGTTTTACTGATGGTCCAACATTATAAACCCTGAACTCAGGATAGAGGGTCTGATCTTCAGTGAAGAGGATATGCAAGTCCTCAGCTCAGAACCCTATTGCCAACTATGCCAGAATCAACAGTGACTGATGTGAAGCATCATCGAAATGTATTGATATGACTGGATTGACTACCATGTGACTACACTACCATCTTCTgaagagctgctttacagctgaaTTGCATTCTGCTATATCAAGACTGGTATTGAACTAGGGTGGTGTGAAGTACTATAGAAATGTTCTATCTTTGTTTTCCTATTTGGCTCCTGGAAGCTGATTTCACAATTCAGAGTGCTGTCTTTGAACTTCTTTACAGCCTTTTTGCTGAAACTGTTGTGCATTCTTATGGCTGAGTGTGAGTTTGTTTAAATGGCTCTATAATCTGATGTAATGGTAACTAAATTACTATAATAGTGATTCCAACAATTAACATGTCATGCCTAAAGTTAAGGCTTTTTGTTCCTTCTTGTATACGTTTGTGCAGATACACATACAAGAGTTAAAGCATAAACAATCCTATGCATGAAcattttttctaaacctgatgactaatgaaacaaaattatatactttCGTGAAAATAAAGTGCTGCACTCGCAAGAATACAATGACTTTACCATCTGGAAGTATACTACGACAAAGTTACTGTttttgtcaccaagccagcagaggagctcttacctctgggtgatcggtgatcgcttcctctgctgctacttctgtttaggactataaatactgcagcaagccactcacctgcaggttgcattgttcgcctgttctattgttgtttccCGACTTCTTGtttccttggttttgaccctgcctgtcttctaatattctgattgttCGCTGCCTGACTCGACCTTCGCCtgttttggattttgttattgccttgcctttgatactcctgtttgccctgttcgacgcctgcctgctttgaccatgcctttgtttaataaaagcctgcacatggatccgcacgcctcagacccctcattcgtgacaatGACATTCTCCATATCTCCCTCTGTGATGAACAGTTCTGTGTAAACATCCTTGAGATGTGCTTCATTTTCTCAAGCCTCAGAATGTctgtaatatatacacatacataaacattaataaaacataaattaaatggtGTTGCAGGTCTTAActatttttgtcagttttattttggCAGTGTTTAAGCAACTTGCTTGATTATTAAACACATTCATGATGCAGAATGATAGgtacttttgcttttttaaaattgttacaaaataaattttactgtaatctgATTATAAACATGATGGAATCTAATTACAAGTGCATAATGTTTGGAATCTGATCATGTAATCCAGATTGCAAGTAATCAGTTACTAACCAGCACTGCTTAAGAGATTTAAAAGGctgcatgaaatgcattttcatactTTCATAACTTTTGGTGCACTTATCATTTTAGTATGACttttatatcaaaaatgtaattttaaaatctgCTGTGGGACTTCAATGTAATGGCCACTCCTACGTGTGACTAAAAACTTTGCATCTGAAATACTTAATGTACAGTttcctcaaaaaacatttctatgttGATATGAACTAAATGTGTTGATCATAGAATATATCTTTAAATCTATGTTTATAATCCTCTCCCGTTGCAAGAAAGGTTGCAATCAGTATCAATCAGAGACCATGACCACTGGCGCAGGAGTAGGGTTGGGTATCGTTCAGAACATTTTGATACGGTTCCTGAATGATacctttttaatcaaaaaattttTCAGCTTGATGACATTTATACAGACTCAAAGACTCATCTTTTAAGCCACTTCACAAAAGAACTAAATATATCCAACACAATGAATCAGTGCacattagttttaataaaattctaataGATTTCAGTTTACACATCTGTTAGGCTACCTATATTTTTAATCCATTACCATCTTCTAAACAATTTTTCTATAATCAAATTCTATAAAGAGTCTGATCataagaagataaaaataaatgatttactgGACTGCCGTGAAAATAGAAATGGTCAACGAAACTAAGAATTTATAAAACGTtgtttttgtgcaataaattataataagaaCAACtaacaaataatgtaaatgtatctgttagtcaaatgcacataaaaattaaatgcgcTCTTacttcattgttgtttttaatatttaagctaTATGTGCTTTCAGACAGgtgattttattctattttgatCGCTTCTGTAGACAGCAGTGTTAATATCCAAACTGTAAACTATGATTTCAGTACTTCTCTGATTattgctgtaaaaatgtttgcaacaCAGACTATAAAAGATACTTCATGTAAATAAACTGCTTTTCCTGGATCAGTGGCAATGCAAGCTCAGATTTGAATGTCAGTCACAGAGTGTGATTAGGACTTTAATAGTCCTGAAAGTCCTGTTATTTATGAACAGGGTTGTGCGAGtgaatctatttaaatattcagtataCGACAATAAAAGTCTCAGTTACCAGGTACCAATCTACTTTTAGAGTAATAAAACGAACAAATGGATGTTGACATGAGCTGATTGCATCTAGCCACAGCTGACCACAGCGTGAGTATTATTCTTGTTTTCGCTTAGGAGCCAAGCCAGTGACCCAGTAGTTTAGCTGAGGTTTAGCTCCATCAGGAGCGAGGCTAAATCGTAGATATTGTTGATTtaccttgtttttctctgtgttccTCTGCAGTCTCTGAGGATTTCTGTCGATCtggtaaaagaaagaaaactgaaCCGTTTCCTTCAGCATTTGGGCCATAAATGGTTACTGGTCCTGAGAAGTTGTTTGCAGTCAATAGAGGAGCATTTAAACTCACACCTGTTTCAGCTTTTACATCAGCACTGACTGTAGTTGAAGCATTTCTCATCAAATCTGAAACGTAGTGCAATGAAATAGAGATTATTAGACAGATATATGATAATACAAACTCATGCTCAATGAAACCAAATACAAACCAACTGTAGGTTTCAACCAAATGGTTGGTTTAGTTCAGGGTTCGACCGTACTTGGGCATGCCAATGTTAAAGGGTCAGGTACAGTCAGAAGATGGCAAAAGAAACTTCTTTAGCATGAGCCACTCTGAGACGATGACACATTTTTTAAGTTATCTGCCGCATAAGTAAGATTTGAacgcaaaatataaatttgacagaaaaacagaagtaCTGCAGGAAGCCATGTAAAAAGTGGACGATGCATGGCTCTGCACTACATGTGGACAAGTTTGTAAAGAGTGCTACCAGTGCCAGACAGACTTCAATCTACTTGCTTTCTTGCTGCTGTTGCctttggcttgcttagttgggtaGACTTCATTTTTGTCAATATTCTTGACTTGATTAAATCACTTTAAAGCTCCTTCGACACTATCTGTACTGTATAAAAGCACTATGTTACTAAAGGTGACTTttcaagagcaaataaaatCCATTATAACCAGTGATGCGGTCTATGCTGGATGTGGGCAAACTGAGGAATAAACGAATAAGATGTTGCACCATTTTATGTCTTCATATTAACTTTTAACACAAGGGCACAGCGACCACTGGTTTAGTTTCAGTTGGGTCTTTGTTCTTGATGTTTTGCTTCTCTTTTCGCTCAGTTCATGTTTGTTAAACTTCTACACACAGACTCATTACCCAGGCACTGTCTTGTTGTTGCGCTGAAATCGATTTACCTTGCTTTTCTGCTGCCTTTAAGCATTCGTGTTCATCTgtaaagaaaaagttaaaaatacattaaaataaagagcgtaaaaaaaaaattatatcagcAATTCGAGATATCGTTCTGTAGAACTCCATATCCATATTGAAGCATTTCAACCAGATGTTCTGATCCTCAGTCCACGGTAACAGCAACAGCAgctgtaaaatgtgtttctgttttgacTCTCATCAGATGTATCCAGATCCTTCTTCGACATCATCTTCTGTCACTGACTCACTTCTGCAGGACAAGAAGAAAAGCTTGGATTTTACTGCTCTAGGTCTTCAACAGCACTTATGGGATGATGGCATTGCTGTACTGTAGGGCTGGAACGATTCCTCGATGATCTCGAGGAACTGTAGATGGCGCGGGCAGATTTTCGACTCTGTTTCAGGCAAATACAAGAGCCGTTGCTATTTTAATGGTAAGAATATATATACCCTATGTTCAAAACAATATTGTATGCATCTGTCACAAATATGATGCAAGGCTTTATACTCCCGTCGAATTTGGTCGAACGTACCAAATTGTACAGTAAAGTAAATGTAAGTCTCAAACAAACTAGCGGACCTACATTAGTAGCTTTCTGTGCAGAAGAAGAGCTTACTTTTGGAGAAAGATTTTCGGAAAGActtcaaatgtgtttctcagctTTGGGGGATAGCTTAAGTTCAGTAAACGAAGCCCATGGGATTTTTACATCCCAACAGCACCTCGTCATGCATTCGGTCTCACCATCATTAAATCTGTTATAAAGCCaagaaagagttttaaaaaatgacgtAGGACTAAATCTTTTTTTCGTGTTATAGTAGACAGACTCAATGATGGCAAGGCTGTCTGGAACCTGTCCGCAAGACAAAATCGGCAGATGTGAGATCCCGTGAAGTTTTCAGCGTCGATCGTGCATGTTCTGGCACCCAAAAAGACAGCAGTGACTTTGTGAATCTTGAGAGAATTTTCCAAGGGATTGCACACGTCAAAGTCATCGATGTACAGAATAATCTCGACATCACCTGCgaaaaattcattttcatgaaAGTGAGATCCATCTTAAAGAACCGGTATTGTGATGCACATCCAGTATGTTTTTTGAGTGACTAGGTCACTTTGATATCCTTCAAGATTTGTAACAAAGACTGTAGTATCGAAACATACTGGAATGTTCTGTTGCCTTTATATAAGGTGGACATGGTTATAGTATGACTGTGCAAGACAACGGTTAAATATATAGGCTGCCCAAATTTAAGCTTAGTTTCTATGCTGGAGAACTGGCCTATTTCACTATCCACTTGCCTTAAACATCTGTTGAAGCACATCAGTACAAGGCACTGAAAGCCTACATCACCAAGATGGTTGCATTTTTGGACTTCCAAGATTGAAAAGTCTATCTGTTGGTGCACTACATGGAGTTGGGGCTTTATAGTGGAGTGTATTCTTTTAATTCTTGGTAATTAGTGATGGCTTTCCATCGTAGGGGCAGAACTAAAATATGACATTACCTGTTTCAATTGACATTGGTGTGTTCATCAAATGTCATTCAAGCTTTATGTGTTTCCACTCAATTGCGTACATCGCATCAATGACATTGTTATAACTCTACATATAATTATCATACGCGATTGCATTGGAACACTTTTATTTCAACTCAAAGAAGGTGTGAATACATTGGCAAATAGCTCTGCTTTTAGAATCTTTTTAGAATCTCTAAAAATAAGACTCAGTTCACTGCAATCTCACAAAGCAAACCCTTTACAAAGCTAACAAAATCTCTTGCAAGTGTCGGTCAGTTGAGCACATGACCTAGTGACATCACAGTGCGTATCAACGGTCAAAGTGGGCACCTTCAATTGTGCCACggtgtcacgtctctggactctggactttgtttttgtttttgtcttgtgccacgtgctctgtgtgccctgccttttagttcatgttaattgtgtaatcgtcttcagctgtcctgttaatttagttcatcacccggtgtatttaagtcctgtgttttcagttccgtttgtccgatctcgtccgcATTTACGTGTGATATtgtcctgtctgtctgcctgcctgcctgcctgcctgtaattatatcatttattttcatctctaaATGTGgattaaaacgctttattttcatttatatcagTCGTGTGCTCTCCTACTTACCACACGcgtgacagaagatcggaccgtacaaaagtaaaagtatagctgcgtttattttcttttattattttcaagatGTTTTCCCCATAtcaagacccaaacttcctcatcctcctgctggagcagggggattgctctctcgaggagtATACCGAACTATTCCTCCACCTCGCTAACGACTCCCAttacccggacagctttctgtgcggaatttatttccgcggacttaacaacTCCAGTCAGGCGCAACTGTCCGGGAgtggtcctcgagagagcattgCCActtacgtcgagtgggtgctggtgtcgtgcaattcgtcaatgactgttgcgctggaggacaacgcgacaccagccccactcaggatccagagcccagcccatcccttcaccgcatggtcgagccccagcctgagcccaccgctgacacggacccatcgccagagagagcgacagagccgtggagcatATCAGGACCCGAGCCgaatacgtcagaccaggtgcgcgagccggCAACAGGGCTCACCACAATGGAGCAAGCTGACTGcaaggagagcgcggagtggagctccagCCACTGCACATcagctgagggtgagctgattctccatctggggctgctggatccccaAAAATTCCCTCCATTGCCCGcaccacgtgcgctccgtcccctGCCCGTGCCATGTGCGCTCCCtcccgtgcccgcgccacgtgcgctccctccagtgcccgcgccatcgctcgctcctccagtgcccgcgcctcgtgcgctccctccagtgcccgcgcctcgtgcgcttccagttttcccTCCCTCCCGCCCTGGTCATACGCCGTCGATGGATctcagcagcccctgcgctcaccctcagcaaaccatctggagctcgccatgggtctgccggtctccatcgccgttgagggtgaaggatccctcgcctcgccgtcctgcctccgagtcccagactcctcctcggctcgtagacccgtcggctccccctgagctcctagctccctcctctccacctctCCATATTTtacaccaggctccatcgtccctccggcttcacctcagtcactctggctccgccgcgtccttcccgtcccccgtctcgGTGTCAGCTGCCGAAGCCTGTcacctaggacctccagcgcctcgaagtcaacctggctcttcggctctccgtctctgcttcagtctcctcctccacctgctccgccgatggctgctcctcctctatggctcctccctccgtcggctccaccgtggaccaccatagctgggctccggactcctcctgtcttctccctggctcctccctccgtctggtCCTCCCTGGACTGTCTGTTTACCCtctcctgggggccgtcctccaccagaaccccctcccaagatccggtatccccaaatcctagttttgttttttgtctgttttttgtattttgatgttactctttaggtgcgaggacgcaccttccgggaggggggggtaatgtcacgtctctggactctttgtttttgtttttgtctcgtgccacgtgctctgtgtgcccttttagttcatgttaattgtgTAATCGTCTTCAGCTGTCCTGTTAATTTAGTCCATCacccggtgtatttaagtcctgtgttttcagttccgtttgtccgatcttaCGTGTGAtattgtcctgcctgcctgcctgcctgcctgtaattatatcatttattttcatctctaaATGTGgattaaaacgctttattttcatttatattagtcgtgtgctctcctgcttaccacACGCGTGACACACGGTTTCTAGGTATGTTAGGCTGAGAGCCCGGTTGCATGTCAACAGCCTCCTTCAATGCTATGCAAATTAGCTATATAATAgcacatatatttatagatgGATCTTGATTCCTCTGGTGGTTacgtattgtaaaatatattttttagagtGATGGCATCAGAAAATATGATTTGAAGGACATTCAAAGCTTCATTGTAAAACAGAGGAGGCTTTGAATGTAAATATGATGgcattcagttcagtttagtaTTGGCAGTGAAAAACGTGACACCTTGTTTGTTAAGCAAATCAGATGTTCGGTCTTGTTTATCAATGCTAAACTCTTCTGTGAGCACGCATCCTGCTTCCATgcaaattgtatatattaacTGTTAACATGTACTATTTTCGACAACGTTTGAAACTTTCTCCTGTTGATCCCCCCTTGATGAACAGCTGATCTTtgcaatattaaatacatatctCAGTTGTTACGAGTATAAATGACATCTCCCCCATAAACATATGCGGTCAGAATTGTTGGTTACTGAGATATGTGTTCAATATTGTGAAGATCTGCTGTTCATCAAGAGTGCAATAACGAGAAAAGTTTCAAACATTGTCCAAAATGTTAGAACATGGAGGGATATGAGAAACAGCGAAAGCATATACACTTTGCGTGGAAGCAGGATACAGTGCTCACAGAAGAGTTTAGCATTGAAAATCATGACCTAATATCTGATTTGTTTAGCAAATAAGGTGTCACACGCATGCAAAAACAGTTACCTTCTTTGAAAAAAGCACCAGACCATGAGATCCAGACGAGTCCTTTGCTCAATCTGGAATTAATTTTCCAATTTCAAATGTTCCTGTCTCTCTGAAGTGTTACAAGCTGcgtagataagatccctaaggttttgaaaactaaagtctcaaaaccaatgCGATATATGTATAAAACTTGTCCACGCGCCCCTAAAACGTAATAAATTCGGAAGCATTCCTGGCGGATGAAGTAAATCGTACCGCGTTGCGTGATTAGTGGCGAACATAACACAATGCTAGTTGATTTATTATGTCGGCAACACTTATTTTGCAAAAATTCTTCTTAGAGCCATGTGAAGGGACGTTTATTGCATTcacatgcactttatttaacatgttttgtaCTGTTAAAGCTAAACTTCTGTCTACTGCAACGATAGAGCTGAAGTGCCAGGTGCAAGTTAGAAGTCACATAT from Puntigrus tetrazona isolate hp1 chromosome 4, ASM1883169v1, whole genome shotgun sequence carries:
- the LOC122343112 gene encoding phospholipid scramblase 1-like, producing MDQLFICKEETTDECLAEVCCGVKPVDRYIVKDRHGHKVFSVLEDSDCCDRQFRGGARPFIMKVTNVSNQELLRLVHPSVHCCGSHELEVQSPPGSPIGYVRHNCHVFMPKKFTLENERGQPQFRIEGPCVNCDCCEEDNFELMTLNEENEATSHRSVGNIIKSFLDSGPNKGQHFVLSFPSNLDVKMKVTVLGACILIVSKYNDRKSRIPLWLTCLSMACTCWKIY